A genomic window from Pannonibacter sp. XCT-53 includes:
- a CDS encoding branched-chain amino acid ABC transporter ATP-binding protein/permease, translating into MKRADLTSCLALVVVTAVAGLAVYGLLPAYWVFLATAVVITAISLQGLGLVTGRAGMIALCQMSFAGVGAWTVGWLNVIEAPGGLPVWVVLGGLAAVPFGVAIGLPALRLRGINLAIVTLAFAAAFDVILATITFPGQTSFLSVARPDLFDSDEGYFVFALLFYLAVALGLSVLSRSRLGSAFLAIRHSERAAAALGVSIPLTKLSAFAISAFIAGLSGGLLAGYLGTLVSENFSMMQSLALFAVATMAGAQLAEGAIIGGMLVTLFPELLRRLGLPQDVGNVLFALGAVQALASGETMAETLRRNLASLTVKLGLPRFAPSAPVGTVLPPPRNRRDPAAAGPTLVIDRLGVRYGQVVALSNVSLSVPAGTVVGLIGPNGAGKSTFIDAVTGFLPAYEGSVRLEGRPLEGLPAHERARLGVRRTWQTTRIPPDLSVGAYLDLAAPGLSPEESAAVLTWIGCPSPDTLVQAVDAGTRRLLDVAGVVAARPAVVLLDEPAAGQSYDQALRLARRIAEIPRLFGSSVLLVEHDMDLVRGACSQITVCDFGQVIASGPPMRVLEEPVVKKAYLGIALEEDAA; encoded by the coding sequence ATGAAGCGCGCTGATCTTACCTCCTGTCTCGCCCTTGTCGTCGTCACCGCCGTGGCGGGCCTTGCGGTCTACGGGCTGCTGCCGGCCTACTGGGTGTTCCTCGCCACTGCCGTCGTCATCACGGCGATCTCGCTGCAGGGCCTCGGTCTGGTGACGGGCCGCGCGGGCATGATCGCCCTGTGCCAGATGTCCTTTGCCGGGGTCGGCGCCTGGACCGTCGGCTGGCTCAATGTCATTGAGGCTCCGGGCGGCCTGCCGGTCTGGGTCGTGCTTGGCGGTCTGGCGGCCGTGCCGTTTGGCGTCGCCATCGGCCTGCCGGCCCTGCGCCTGCGCGGCATCAACCTCGCCATCGTGACGCTGGCCTTTGCGGCGGCCTTCGACGTGATCCTGGCGACGATCACCTTCCCCGGACAGACCAGCTTCCTGTCGGTTGCCCGGCCGGACCTGTTCGACAGCGACGAGGGCTATTTTGTCTTCGCGCTGCTGTTCTATCTGGCGGTCGCGCTCGGCCTCTCGGTGCTGTCGCGGTCCCGGCTCGGCAGCGCCTTCCTCGCCATCCGTCACTCCGAGCGGGCCGCGGCGGCGCTCGGCGTGTCGATCCCGCTGACCAAGCTGTCGGCCTTTGCCATCTCGGCCTTCATCGCGGGCCTGTCCGGGGGGCTTCTGGCGGGCTATCTCGGCACGCTCGTCTCCGAAAACTTCTCGATGATGCAGTCGCTGGCGCTGTTTGCGGTCGCCACCATGGCCGGGGCCCAGCTCGCCGAGGGGGCGATCATCGGCGGCATGCTGGTGACGCTCTTCCCCGAGCTGCTGCGCCGCCTTGGCCTGCCGCAGGATGTCGGCAACGTGCTCTTTGCCCTCGGCGCCGTCCAGGCGCTGGCCAGCGGCGAGACCATGGCCGAGACCTTGCGGCGCAATCTCGCGAGCCTGACCGTAAAGCTGGGACTGCCGCGCTTTGCTCCCTCGGCACCCGTCGGCACCGTGCTGCCGCCGCCCCGGAACCGGCGTGATCCGGCGGCCGCCGGGCCAACGCTGGTCATCGACCGGCTCGGCGTGCGCTACGGGCAGGTCGTCGCGCTGTCGAATGTCAGCCTGAGCGTGCCGGCCGGAACCGTCGTCGGGCTGATCGGTCCCAACGGCGCCGGCAAGTCGACCTTCATCGACGCGGTCACCGGGTTCCTCCCGGCCTACGAGGGGTCGGTGCGGCTGGAAGGCCGGCCACTCGAAGGGCTGCCGGCCCATGAGCGCGCGCGCCTCGGCGTCCGCCGCACCTGGCAGACCACCCGCATTCCGCCCGATCTCTCGGTGGGGGCCTATCTCGACCTCGCCGCTCCCGGTCTGAGCCCCGAGGAAAGCGCCGCCGTGCTCACCTGGATCGGCTGTCCGTCGCCTGACACCCTGGTGCAGGCGGTGGATGCCGGCACCCGGCGGCTGCTGGACGTGGCCGGGGTTGTTGCCGCGCGGCCGGCGGTGGTGCTGCTCGACGAGCCGGCGGCCGGCCAGTCCTATGACCAGGCGCTGCGGCTTGCCCGGCGCATTGCCGAGATCCCGAGGCTGTTCGGCTCGTCCGTGCTTCTGGTGGAACATGACATGGATCTGGTGCGCGGCGCCTGCTCGCAGATCACGGTCTGCGACTTCGGCCAGGTCATTGCCTCCGGGCCGCCGATGCGCGTGCTGGAGGAACCCGTGGTGAAGAAGGCCTATCTCGGCATAGCGCTGGAGGAGGATGCGGCATGA
- a CDS encoding ABC transporter ATP-binding protein: MTRTLDVSGLVINRAGLPVVRGVSLSAQKGQISVLLGANGAGKTTLLEGLSGIIPTSGGDIALNGRSVTAARAGERARAGLSHVEQGRTVFRQLSTEENLLVGMAPGADLADAYDLFPELLNRRGVRAGLLSGGEQQMLVIARSLLTRPEVILIDEMSAGLAPVVVQRLMAAVRRLADAGLAILLVEQFAALALRIADHAYVMRRGELVHDGPPQPLLADPDRLHHLYLGDVQAA, translated from the coding sequence ATGACCAGAACACTTGATGTCTCCGGCCTCGTCATCAACCGGGCCGGTCTGCCTGTGGTGCGCGGGGTCAGCCTGTCGGCGCAGAAGGGGCAGATCAGCGTCCTGCTCGGCGCCAACGGGGCCGGCAAGACGACGCTGCTGGAGGGGCTCTCCGGGATCATCCCGACCAGCGGGGGCGACATTGCCCTCAACGGGCGGAGCGTCACCGCTGCCCGCGCCGGCGAGCGGGCCCGGGCGGGCCTGTCCCATGTCGAACAGGGGCGGACCGTGTTCCGCCAGCTGTCGACGGAGGAAAACCTGCTTGTCGGCATGGCGCCGGGGGCCGATCTCGCCGATGCCTATGACCTCTTTCCCGAGTTGCTCAACCGGCGCGGTGTCCGGGCCGGGCTCCTGTCCGGCGGCGAGCAGCAGATGCTCGTCATTGCCCGTTCGCTGCTCACCCGGCCGGAGGTGATCCTCATCGACGAGATGTCGGCCGGCCTTGCGCCGGTGGTGGTGCAGCGGCTGATGGCGGCGGTGCGCCGGCTGGCGGATGCCGGTCTTGCCATCCTGCTGGTGGAACAGTTCGCGGCGCTGGCGCTCCGCATCGCCGATCATGCCTATGTCATGCGCCGGGGCGAGCTGGTGCATGATGGCCCGCCGCAGCCGCTGCTCGCCGATCCCGACCGGTTGCATCACCTCTATCTCGGGGATGTGCAGGCGGCATGA
- a CDS encoding NAD(P)/FAD-dependent oxidoreductase, translating to MSTASPRSDIAIIGAGMAGLAAARRLRANGHTCRIFEKSRGVGGRLATRRAGDLRFDHGAQFFTARGNAFRKALAEWTAEGIVAPWFDDTHVGVPAIGAPVRAMANRFEVQLETQITSLQSVEGGWRLVDAQGRVHDAGHGAFSAVILALPAPQVLPLAETAGVPMPGLDDVRYAPCWTLMAAFEEPLPGPDRHASPEGALSWLARNSAKPGRDPSPETWVIHASPAWSRAHLELSPDEVTPLLWDLARTVLDTDATPGFLAAHRWRYARVEQTAPKPFLWNADARIGACGDWGLGPRVEAAFDSGDGLGMIVASSLSRASSAAE from the coding sequence ATGAGCACAGCAAGCCCCCGTTCCGACATTGCCATCATCGGTGCCGGTATGGCCGGACTTGCCGCAGCGCGCCGCCTGCGGGCAAATGGCCATACCTGCCGTATCTTTGAAAAGAGCCGAGGCGTCGGCGGACGCCTCGCCACCCGCCGTGCCGGCGACCTGCGGTTCGACCACGGCGCGCAGTTCTTCACCGCGCGCGGCAACGCCTTCCGCAAGGCGCTGGCGGAGTGGACCGCCGAGGGCATCGTGGCCCCCTGGTTCGACGACACCCATGTCGGCGTGCCGGCCATCGGTGCACCGGTGCGGGCCATGGCCAACCGGTTCGAGGTGCAGCTCGAGACCCAGATCACGTCGCTGCAGTCGGTCGAGGGGGGCTGGCGTCTTGTCGATGCCCAGGGTCGTGTCCATGACGCCGGCCACGGGGCCTTTTCCGCCGTGATCCTCGCCCTGCCTGCGCCGCAGGTGCTGCCGCTCGCCGAAACCGCCGGCGTGCCGATGCCGGGCCTCGACGATGTGCGCTACGCGCCTTGCTGGACGCTGATGGCCGCCTTCGAGGAACCGCTGCCGGGTCCCGACCGCCATGCCTCTCCGGAGGGGGCCCTGTCCTGGCTGGCGCGCAACTCGGCCAAGCCCGGCCGCGATCCGTCGCCGGAAACCTGGGTCATCCACGCCTCTCCGGCCTGGAGCCGCGCCCATCTGGAACTGTCCCCGGACGAGGTGACGCCGCTGCTGTGGGATCTGGCGCGGACCGTTCTTGACACCGATGCCACACCCGGGTTCCTGGCGGCGCACCGCTGGCGTTACGCCCGGGTCGAACAGACCGCGCCCAAACCCTTCCTCTGGAACGCCGATGCGCGCATCGGAGCCTGCGGCGACTGGGGGCTGGGCCCGCGCGTCGAAGCGGCTTTCGACAGCGGCGATGGCCTGGGCATGATTGTCGCCAGCAGCCTGTCGCGGGCGTCCAGCGCCGCGGAGTGA